Proteins from a single region of Verrucomicrobiota bacterium:
- a CDS encoding type II secretion system protein has protein sequence MIPKAAAHRHRSGFTLIELLVVIAIIAILAGMLLPALSKAKVKAQSLQCMNNLRQVMLAWRLYADDNQGKLPFNTVTERDLTRSWCTGFMSYNMTNPDNTNKLLFTKALMGPYFSSEASIFKCPGDRTVNPPRKDPRVRSIAMNAFVGGFWDGSSWSQIAERKPTWKEYRTIDSFDAPSHRWVFTDECPTLNDGFLVHLMPIGTTVLPKNGSMNDSPASYHGGSGALSFADGHSEIHRWRDVATIRRTTHPTAAGGLSPNDYLWLAERTTGPVR, from the coding sequence ATGATACCCAAAGCAGCGGCACACCGGCACCGGTCAGGTTTTACGTTGATCGAACTGCTCGTCGTGATTGCCATCATCGCGATTCTCGCCGGCATGTTGCTCCCTGCGTTGAGCAAGGCCAAAGTAAAAGCACAGAGCCTTCAATGCATGAATAATCTGCGCCAGGTCATGCTCGCATGGCGCCTCTATGCGGACGACAACCAGGGAAAGTTGCCGTTCAACACCGTGACCGAACGCGACCTGACCCGGAGTTGGTGTACCGGATTCATGAGCTATAACATGACTAATCCGGACAACACCAATAAGCTCCTTTTTACCAAGGCGCTCATGGGGCCGTATTTCAGCAGTGAAGCAAGCATCTTCAAGTGCCCGGGCGATCGCACCGTCAATCCGCCCCGCAAGGACCCGCGAGTCCGGAGCATTGCCATGAACGCGTTCGTGGGTGGATTCTGGGATGGTTCCTCGTGGTCGCAGATCGCCGAGCGAAAGCCCACTTGGAAAGAGTATCGCACGATCGACTCCTTCGACGCACCTTCCCATCGGTGGGTGTTTACCGATGAATGCCCCACTCTGAACGACGGCTTCCTGGTGCATCTGATGCCCATCGGCACCACCGTGTTGCCCAAGAATGGATCGATGAACGACTCTCCGGCGAGCTATCATGGCGGATCCGGAGCCCTCTCTTTTGCCGATGGTCATTCCGAAATCCATAGATGGAGAGATGTGGCCACTATCCGGCGGACGACGCATCCGACCGCAGCCGGTGGGCTTTCACCCAACGACTATTTGTGGCTCGCCGAGCGCACGACCGGTCCTGTCCGTTAG